AGGGTGCAGCTTGCTCATGCTAACGATATCAGCTGGCGGGGTCATTTTAATGCTTGGTCTGGACGCCGATAAGATACAGTGCTGATCAGCAGGTAGACGCATTAGGACAAGAGGTAGTGTTGATACTTGCTTACTGGCCGCGCTAGCTCCTCATTGCCTACAACTAGCACGTGCGCACGTTAATTAAACAAGTGGAAAGACGTTCTTCGTACACTAAATATACCAGCAgctagagtatagtaacaTCGTAACACAATTCATTTTAGACGTAACCTCCGGGCACGTAGTCCCGATCTGCCAGTCGCATGATGTATGCTACGCGCCATTCGATCCGATTAGACCATCGCTGTTGTGTCAAACCCTCAACTCGAAATCGTTGCTCTCTAGGCATTCAATATGTCGTCTTCCTCCAGCATCTGATGACGTCTTTACTATAATCCTCGCTGCAACTACGATCGGCTCCTCCATCATGAACTGATACTTTGTTCTGTAGCAAGACTGGGCGACAGCTGCATGTCCGTGATACTTGCAAGATCTACTGAGGTCAAGTGGGTCCTTCATGTCGGTTGATTTCGCCGAAGAAGTGATGAAGGGTGCAGCAGCTGTCAACAGATCGAGCTGAAAGTCGCCCGGGAATTCTTTCAGTTGTTTCTTTTCGAAGCCTTGTGGCTCCTTTGACTGCAAGCACAGATCTTGTGCGAACTTGCGTAGAGGCGAGCCGTCTTCAGTCATGGCGTAGATGGTCGTAATCTGGGTCGCCGTAAAGCGGCATTGGCCCTTGAGCGCACGGAATTCGAGGATATTCTCGATAAGCGCGTCAACTGTGGCGTCCTGGAAATCCATAGCTTCAAGGTATCTGGCTGTTTTATACAAAAGCAGGCACCGCGTGAGCTCTGCGACATTGGCCTCTTGCGTGAAGAGCAGCCCTGTGTACAGAAACTTGGCGTATACAGCAAAGTCTTCTACTGTGATATCCGGTAGGGCGATTGGTTTGTTGTCTTTGGTTACTGCACACTGGATGTCCATCGCAGTGGCGAAGTAGTTGGAGCTGTTCCGTAGAGCATGTCCGTGTGTCATGAAGATCTTGCAGTCAGGCTTGATACCGACATTGATGATGACTACACTTCCGAAATCACTGCTGGAGCCAGCTGTGTAAGCCTCAGGTTAACCCATTTACTACCTTGGACCTGCCGATGTCTCGCGGTGCACCTTTCATGGGGGTTCGAGTGACATGGCGACTATGGGGTCGATCATTGTGACGGGGCTTGAGCTTGCTCTGTCCATTTCTAGCTGTCTCCAAAACACTCTAGGTGCCGTAGAGGACGGTGTAAAGTTCTGAGATTAACGAGCGACTGTGAGGTAGCAGTGGTAGACAGTGCAAGGAGTGAGAAAAACGTGTTAGCGCGCACCAGCAGGAAAGCGGCACTGACGACTGAGAAAGAAGCATGTGCAGGACAGAAATGAAGGAAGGCGCACTCATGTGGCACCACTGCAGAACTAAGCACAGAGACGATGGGATTGGATAAGAGAAACAATCAGACATGGAAGTGTGCAGTGAGCAATAACTGTTATTCCATAGCCATGTCCCTGAACGCCGCTTAATGCATGTATTATCTGCGCTCAGTCCTGCGCAGCGCTCGAGAATTCGTTCTTATAGTACTATGATGCTGATCAGTATGCTATTCGCGACTTGTGGATTTGCACTGCAATAGGATGCCAGACCTCTAGAAAGGCAGCACTCACCTCCGAGACGTTCTTCGCCAGCTTTGTATCCTTCAACTTCGACTTTGCATCTGGAATCGACCAGTTGTTGACGCGCCACCACCATCTGCGTATCCTCGCGCCGACGCTTTGCCCGCTGAACTTGGCGGACCGGTTCCAATGCCGCCAGCCGCTGAGGATGAGTGTCCACACCACGCCCTGCGCAAAGCACATGAGGACCTGAGTGACGTCAGCACGGCGAGTCTCCAGACTGCTGCGTTGATTGCGCCTACCTGATCCCGCAACGTGATCCATGCAACGCCCTGCCACGACTCGGCCTTCTCGATGCTCTTCAGGTAGCTCTGTTCGAACCGGAGGTCTGGCAGCGGGGGCATCGTCTGCTTCCGCGGCACGGGGTTGAGTATACTGGTTGGAATCTCATCTTCGTCGATGTCGGAGTCGATCTCGGCGTTCTTGTCAAGCGTGACGGGCTGCTTTCCAGACGCAGCGGTCGATGGGTTGAGGTCGTGTCGCGGTGAGGGGTGGCGCTTGATGGAGCCGAACTGCAAAGTCGATGCAAGCTCGCTGATACCAGGTTCCGTCATCGTGTGGTATCGTCGAAGGGATCGTGCCTAGCTAGCAATTGAAGGCGCTGTGGTGATGCCTCGGAGCTGCATCTCCATGTCTTGGCGACTTGACGTCGATAACCCCTGCTCTTCTAGTGGCGGCGGGACCCCTAGCACTGCTAGCAGTCGACTGCAGACCCCACGAAAGCTCGCAACTCGCAACTCGCAACCCGACTCGCAAACAACCCCATAGACTCGCACCGCCCCCCCCCACCCAATTCCTACTCCTCCACCCGCGCCAAAATGGGGAACCAACCGTCTGCGATTCTCGACAACATAGCCTCCGGCTCGAATTGTACGTGCTGAAGGAGCGAGCGCCCTGCTCGTGTGCATGCCTGCGGGGCTGAAACCCACGTACTGACACAAGTTAGTCGACCGTGAGGAGGTTGACAGGTTGAGGAAGAGGTTCATGAAGCTTGACAAGGTGCGACGCCCTCCGTTCATGCTATTCCTCCACACACCACATGGCTAATGTCATGCAGGACAACTCCGGTACTATCGAGCGCGACGAATTCCTAGCCCTTCCCCAGATCTCCTCGAACCCTCTCGCAACACGAATGATTGCCATCTTCGACGAGGATGGTGGCGGTGACGTCGACTTCCAGGAGTTCGTCTCTGGTCTCTCAGCCTTCAGCAGCAAAGGAAACAAGGAAGAGAAGCTCCGTTTCGCTTTCCGTGTGTACGACATCGACCGCGACGGCTACATCAGCAACGGCGAGCTCTTCATTGTGCTCAAGATGATGGTGGGAAGTAATCTGAAGGATCAGCAGCTACAACAGGTACGTGTGCACATGGAAGGCGCCTGTTACAAGCGCGAACACAGCGCTGACGCCCTTTCCAGATTGTCGACAAGACCATCATGGAGGCCGATCTGGACCATGATGGCAAGATCAGCTTCGAGGAGTTCACGAAGATGGTCGAAAACACGGATGTATCAATGAGCATGACCCTGGACCAGTTTTAAGCCGTCCGTGACGACGCATGCGATACATACTGGGCAGTCCTTCTCCCGGCGAGGCGTTTGTGGTGTTTGGGGCCTACTTGGATGGCTTTGACGATATCTGAATTGATCAATACACGATTCATCTCTGTGGGCTTCTACCTATGACCCCCACATCACCTACTGAGACATGGACCACGCTAGCGCACACGTTGCTCGTCGAACCGCAGAGCACAAACCACTGACGGCAGCATCAAGCGAGAAGACGCTGGTGATGAACAGGAAACAGAGTTTTCGAAGATGTCGTTTACTAAGGAGGGCTGATGTCTTCCCTCTACAATttatttactaataattactTGTAGCTGATGCTTCCCTCTACATTTTATTTACTGATAACTACAGCTAATGCCTCTATCTACATTTCATTTACCAACAATTACTAGTAGGTGATGCCTCCCTCTACATTTTATTTATTGATAACTACCAGTAGCTAATGCCTCTATCTACATTTCATTTACTAACAATCACTGGTAGGtgtaaggcagacttcacaagcataaaagtagcgatctggtgaactgatagatttaaaagaggagtgaacaaaatagcagacagcgagctacaagagggtagagagagaggcctacttatagtagtaaggcctgtgctctctgtaagtaaaagtaaaggcaagtaaaggaaggttctactaggtttaatagaatctgctagtaggttgtgacacatactagtaggttactatcttaccttagcagaagtcctaacacGTGCCTCTCCTTAAAAATAGCAaagtctcttaagctaaaGTCTGTGTACAAGTAACTGTAAGAGTCTAATACTAACAGTTTTTTAAGTAAAAGAAAAATAAAGGAAAAGGGGATATAGAAATCCTATATAAGAACCTGTTAGTAGTTAGAGTATAATTAAGGTATATGCCTTTAGTAGTGTTACGCAGGTCTCCctaaatccttatataaAAAAACAACCTCTAAGATTTTTTCTACTGTATAAACCCTATAACGCAAAAATTTTACCCTTCTCTatttagagcttatataagggAGTAGTgtaaagagatttattaatttattagagctagatttatccttaactttaaggttaacctttattaatagttaattGCTAAACTATAGCAGCCTAAGGGCAAGCTTAAGCAGGTCTAGATTATGTTTAGCATGTCTTTAGGCGTGTTTTTTAACCTATAAAGGAGCCTATTAAAAGTAGCctaatattctgttaagTAATATATCTGCTTTTTATTAGCCTATCTTattttaattaatttatTAAGATTACTAAACTGGCTATTGTTAAAGGTGTCTTCTGTGCAAGGCTCCTAGTCTGTTAGTATTTAGAgtgctagtagaactagTTTGTTAGGATTGTTGTAGTAAAACAAGAAAGCGTTGTAGTAGTTAAGATGTTGCTTAGCAGGTTCCTAggtaggtttagggttattagactatttaataaggtattcctataTACTACGTTACTTTCTGTAATTAAGGAATAAGTTAACGTACTATTCTTAAGAGACTAAACCCTAGTTGTTAGTAACCTCTATAGGTGTTAGTTTaggtagtacttaatctagTAGGTTATCTTAGCTTGTTTCCCTAAGCAAGTTAGGGTAAAATACTAGAAATACGccttttaatattatatctgtaggtaggTCTAGCTTATATGCAGCTCTGTTGTGTATAACATAGGTAACTAAGtataacctagtatacttgtagtctagtttttttaaaGGCTAGGTAGTATTCTAGTTGCGTGTAGAAACCTAAACTAGGTTACTAACTGTGTATTTTAGAGTCTGTTAGCGATAAGCATTAGCTTAGGCCTGTTATTCTTGTTATGCCTAAGTAAGCTAAATCTTTAgatattctagaaggttagtaTAGGTGTAGAGTAACTTATTAGCACACAAGatttagtctttagcttcttttaataATAGTTCTATTTAGGTATAGTCTTTACTAGGGTGTATACTGCTGTAAggataatacctaagatctATAAAGAAAGGTGTAAGTCTAGTAGATATATTAACAGTGTTGTTAGCTTAAAACTTAGCAAgatatagctataaagcctaattattttatatGTAGTTAATATACTTCTGTAAATAGA
This genomic window from Ascochyta rabiei chromosome 11, complete sequence contains:
- a CDS encoding Calcineurin subunit B; this encodes MGNQPSAILDNIASGSNFDREEVDRLRKRFMKLDKDNSGTIERDEFLALPQISSNPLATRMIAIFDEDGGGDVDFQEFVSGLSAFSSKGNKEEKLRFAFRVYDIDRDGYISNGELFIVLKMMVGSNLKDQQLQQIVDKTIMEADLDHDGKISFEEFTKMVENTDVSMSMTLDQF